In a genomic window of Pseudoalteromonas xiamenensis:
- a CDS encoding RlmF-related methyltransferase codes for MNNLPLPFPFHTSAQEAQAGTERKWRNLKGKTQSNLNFGGHAPELWCEGGELTFIKNMISESQQYSEQVNWFTSLVSKSDNLNSLEKHAKDLGVTNWKVVDMEQGSKQSRFVAWNWSAQPHQKDEVHFISSN; via the coding sequence ATGAATAATTTACCCCTTCCTTTCCCTTTTCACACTTCAGCACAAGAAGCACAAGCGGGCACAGAACGAAAGTGGCGTAACTTAAAAGGAAAGACTCAATCGAATCTCAATTTTGGTGGTCATGCACCGGAATTGTGGTGCGAAGGGGGTGAACTGACGTTTATTAAAAACATGATCAGTGAAAGCCAGCAATATTCGGAACAGGTAAATTGGTTTACGAGTCTCGTGTCAAAATCCGATAATTTAAACTCTCTTGAAAAACACGCAAAAGATTTGGGCGTCACCAATTGGAAAGTTGTCGATATGGAACAAGGGAGTAAACAAAGTCGATTTGTCGCTTGGAATTGGTCAGCGCAGCCTCATCAAAAGGACGAAGTCCATTTTATCAGTTCGAATTGA
- a CDS encoding DUF2059 domain-containing protein has translation MKKLLVLGFSLLFSFYVQAQDARREAVESLLTSMQMDSMMESMYNQMQQSIVKNSPKLGKTPEEQALFDEHTKQLFDVMRTEMSMDKMRADIIDVYLKHYTEKEISDMLAFYESESGRSMLTKMPQVMSDTMQVSMKMVQSFLPKIQELSQEFNEKLEVKRAEKANTQATNKN, from the coding sequence ATGAAAAAACTGCTCGTTTTAGGCTTTAGTTTGCTATTTTCATTTTACGTACAAGCGCAAGATGCGCGACGCGAAGCAGTAGAATCGCTACTCACTTCAATGCAAATGGATTCAATGATGGAATCAATGTATAACCAGATGCAGCAATCTATAGTGAAAAATTCACCCAAACTAGGTAAAACGCCAGAAGAACAAGCGTTATTTGATGAACACACGAAGCAACTTTTTGATGTAATGCGTACGGAAATGAGTATGGATAAAATGCGAGCAGACATTATTGATGTTTATTTAAAGCATTACACTGAAAAGGAAATTTCGGATATGTTAGCATTTTATGAGTCTGAGTCTGGACGTTCCATGCTAACGAAAATGCCTCAGGTAATGTCGGATACAATGCAAGTTTCTATGAAGATGGTTCAAAGTTTCTTACCAAAAATTCAGGAGTTGAGTCAGGAATTTAATGAGAAACTTGAAGTAAAGCGAGCAGAAAAAGCAAATACACAAGCGACTAATAAAAACTAA